From Deinococcus humi, the proteins below share one genomic window:
- the lnt gene encoding apolipoprotein N-acyltransferase encodes MAGQPGLGPGVPPPEQAPTRTAVLVQGAVDPRVKAQGRSAAEWNLYLKLTRAALAAGPAQLVVWPETASPRAPSEPAALSALQRLNVPMVVGAPGDVPGQVRNSAYGVYGQVTGRQDKRVLVPFGATLPFEHALGGVYRAVLGGLGMSGYTSTTPGTALTVLPLGALRAGVSICYESVFPALARQAVRAGATVLMVISNDAWFGRGAGAEQHFQMGRLRAIETRRFLLRAGNDGVSAVVDPWGRTVFRAPRGERAAYRVPFDVATGVTPYVKFGEWVLMGSVVTLLALLAARLVASCLRLKLT; translated from the coding sequence CTGGCTGGGCAGCCTGGCCTGGGGCCTGGGGTTCCCCCGCCTGAACAGGCTCCCACCCGCACCGCCGTCCTCGTCCAGGGGGCCGTTGATCCGCGCGTGAAAGCCCAGGGGCGTTCGGCAGCAGAGTGGAATCTGTACCTGAAGCTCACCCGCGCTGCACTGGCCGCTGGCCCAGCACAACTGGTGGTGTGGCCCGAGACGGCCAGCCCACGGGCACCTTCCGAACCTGCGGCCCTGAGCGCCCTTCAGCGCCTGAACGTCCCGATGGTCGTCGGCGCACCGGGAGACGTACCCGGACAGGTGCGCAACAGCGCCTACGGCGTGTACGGGCAGGTCACGGGCCGTCAGGACAAACGGGTGCTGGTCCCGTTTGGGGCAACCCTGCCGTTCGAACACGCGCTGGGCGGCGTCTACCGGGCGGTGCTGGGAGGGCTGGGGATGTCCGGCTACACCAGCACCACGCCGGGCACGGCCCTCACGGTGCTGCCGCTGGGGGCGCTACGCGCGGGCGTCAGCATCTGTTACGAGTCCGTGTTTCCCGCGCTGGCCCGGCAGGCGGTGCGGGCCGGCGCAACTGTTCTGATGGTGATCTCCAACGACGCGTGGTTTGGCCGGGGGGCCGGTGCGGAGCAACATTTTCAGATGGGCCGCCTGCGTGCCATCGAAACCCGCCGCTTTCTGCTCCGCGCCGGAAATGATGGGGTCAGCGCCGTGGTCGATCCCTGGGGCCGGACGGTGTTCCGTGCGCCCAGGGGGGAGCGCGCCGCCTACCGCGTTCCGTTCGATGTGGCGACTGGAGTGACGCCGTATGTGAAGTTCGGTGAGTGGGTGCTGATGGGCAGTGTGGTCACGCTGCTGGCGCTGCTCGCGGCCCGGCTGGTTGCCAGTTGCCTGCGCCTGAAACTCACCTGA